The window AGCATAATAGTCTTCTAATGTTTTGCTTGGAATGACTTTGACTCTCTAAAAGAACCGTCTTTTGGGGACGGAGGGATTATGTGAGTATGTGACGGTGTTCCTAATTAACTAAAGCAATTCGCTAAAGTATTTAATTAAGAAGATTGAgctgaaaaaaaaccaaaaaaaaaagtactcttCATTAAAGCCAAGACCGATTACATAATCTGATCAGCACGGACGGTTAACTCACTAGGTAGATTAGATGTATCCTCCAGGTTTCCATTTCTGCCATGCACTTTGAATCCCGGATTTCATCTTGGGTAAAATTCACATCAAGCAAGAGGCCAAATAGGCACCACTTTCTTTACAATTTACATGGTTCAACAATTCTAATATATCAAAATTCAGAGTAAAAATAAGTTCACATGTGTTATGTCGACAGATGGTCCAGTACATAATAACAAGTTGAACAAAATGATAGGCAAAAAGGGAAGACTATGAACTATGGTATATATGCGCTAACCAATCTCTCGTGTGCTTGCTCTTCCCAAGTTTCTTTGGAGCAAATGCAAAGCAAGCTGAAAAAAAGGGCTCATCGATCACTCTCAGGAAGAGATCTTCAAAGTTCTCTGCCATTGCATAACCTTTCAAGGCCATTGGAACTGCAGAAGCACGTGTAGATGCTACATACCATGAGATGGATCAGGAAAGGAACTAATTCTCTACACAAAATAGCAGTGTGCCGGTTTTGCATTTGTATGCTGTCCAGAAGAAAAAGTCTCATCTGTAAAAGAGGTAAAATTTTCTGTGTGTACTGAGAAGGTTTATCTTTTCTCAGCTTGCAACCTCAACAGCCTCAGCTTCTCCATCACTGTAGTCTGCCCAGGACTTTGGATTTTCAGTCACGGCTGAACCATCTTCCGGGGTAATTGCACCATCTCCATCACCTTTGGAAGCTTCGGTTTGCTCAGGCTCCCCTTCGCCGTCTTTACTTTCCACATGGTTCTTGCCATCAGTGTCCTGTTTTTCACTCCCATTTTCAGTATCGACCCCACTGGTTGTATCATTTCCTTCAGGACTGGTCTGGCTAATTTCAGAAACTTGTGGAGATGCAGTTGCAGGTGATTCTACTATACTGTCTGAGGGAGAAGGAAGGCCATGAGGTGAAGCTTCAGTGCCACCTGGTGATGCTAGAGGTCCGTTTGGAGATGCTGGGTTGCCATTAGGACTCCGAGATTGACCTGGCACAAACTCGGCTGCGTTAGGGTTCATCACCCTAGTGGCAAATGTGTTTGCTTCGGTAAGGCCTTCACTGCTTGGCAAGGCAGACTTGTTACGAGGGCCACGGTGACCTGATCTGTTGTAGCCTCCAGCCAACCGTGGACCATAAGGGACTCTTGCGGTTGCAGATTGGTGAGGGTGTTTACGAAGAGGGATCGACAACATCGGGGGTACATTGGCTGGTGATGGCAGCAATCCTCCATGTTCTCTGAAACCTGGAATGGCCATTGACCCAAAAGCTGGAACAGTGGAGGGATTgaatggagcagcagcagcagaaagcTTACTGGCCGTCTCTTTGGCACCTGGTGAATCATTCTTTTCACTTTCAGATGGTGAAGATTTCTCATTTTCGCCTCCACTAGACATCTGTTCTTGAGCATCCTCTCCTGCATCTCTTTCATCATCATTGGAGGAAGAATCATTTGCCTCAGTCACCATAGATGCTACTTCGTTTGGGGCATTAGCTTCAGTTACTGTTGTTAATGATTGAGATGACGATGATACATCTGAGGCTACAAGATCTCTTTTCTTCTCAGGTTGTGTCTCTGATTGATTTGATCCAGCCAAAACAACGGTTTGTTCGTCATCAGGATTGGAAGATTTGCCTTCACCAGTTTCTTTGGATCCTTGGGAAGTACTATCTTTTGGTGACACTTGAACAGCTCCATCTTTCTCTTTAGAAAGGTGACCATTGCTTTCCTTTGGGGCCTTAGCAGTTTCAATATTTGCACCTGCATCGGTTGCATCCTTTTCCTCCGTTTGTGCATCATTCAATGCTTTGACAAGAGTCCCTGGTGCAGCTATTGCAACTTCCTTGTATGATAGTGCCTTCCTTACTGTTTGACTGGCAATTGGTGCTGAAGACAGGACTGCCTTGGCAGCTGCTGGGGTGGTGGCAGGGCTTGCTGACAGAGAGTTGGGATTGGAAGAATTCTCCGCACTGTTTGATGATATAGCAGGGCTGCCTGGTTTGGAATTGAAGCTTGAACTCTTCACCAGTTTCTTTGCAGTTACAGCCTCACTAGGTAAAACTCGAGGGGAAGAGAAGTTTGATGGAGCTCTTCCTTTGTATCTTCCATTCTCAGTATTGTTTAGTGCATTTGTGTTGATCTTTGCTAGATTCGGCCTCCTTGCACTTACACCAGTTTTGCGGTTCCCAGTGGATCGTCCCTTTGGAACAGCTTCTTGCCACCCTTCATCCGACGTGTACTCTTCAGTAAAATCATCTTGAGGTATACGGCTTAAGGTGTTACCTGGTATTTCTTCTTTCAGTTTCTCTTTCTGAATAAACGTTCCATTCTCTTTGACTTCAGAACTTTCCTTCTCAATTAATGAATGGTCACTTTTAGGTGGTGGGCTCCTTTGATCTTCATCATCGACTACTTCAGATGGATTTTGCCCGGCACGACCTTTGATCTATTATTCATAATGTGCACATATGAGTGACCATTGGCGAAATAAAAGAATGCCATATAGTACCAGTGGAAGGCCTTAACAATAAACATACCTTAGCGCGGGCTTGTTTCTTTTGCATTTCCTTAGCCTTGAGTTCATCATCTGGATTGATATAATCCAGAAGATCTGATACACTGAAAGAAAAATCAATACCTAAGCACAAGCAAAGACAATCATCCAAAATAGATCGATATGTAAATTTAAATAAGTATACTCTTTTCCTTTTGTAAGCCTCTACCCCCGAAATGTAATCATCATAAGGATAACAGTGACAAGCTTAGTCAGCACGCTATGGCATTTATTAGTCCATGTAGACACTTAGAgatgagttttttttcccttttatttttagataGAGGGAGAGCCCCTGCCATTTCCAGTACTAGAAATGGCAATAGTGCAATAGAGATCATTGATTCACAAATAAACAAAACTCAATCCTAACTTTTGCAACCACTTTTATGAAACAACATGGTAAAGACGAGCAATCATGTCATCTACCTCAGGTGGCCTCTGCTTGCTATTGAAGCATCAGGCTTTGGAGTACCATTACGTGCTGCTTCCTGCTGCTCTAGTGCCTTGGACTCAAAATATTCAAGCCAAGCAGCAGCATCCTGTGGAAAACATAGTTATTAGATTTCCTTGCTGCAGTAGAATGGAAAATAACTAAAGAATGAAATTGATTGGTAAGTGGAAGAACACATCACCAGGAAGCAATTTTTGTCGGCTTACCTGTGTACGAAGATCTTCCGACCCAAGCTTTGCTTGAAGTATTCGTAAAGTGGTTTTTTCATGTTGGACACTTAAAGAGTATGCTTCCATTAAAGACAGAGCAATAGCAATAGCATGGTAACTAGCAGCAGTCTGTCAATAAAAACATCAAGATATATAAGATGAGTTTTCAGTCTCAAGTTTTCTTTGGATCATGAAAGGGAATGGTTCTCATAGTTCCCAGCAAAACGAGTGTGAACATCAAAACTGATGTGGCCATGAATTAGACTACTGTATGTGTCGGAACTCAATTGAGAACTAAAACAGATAGGGTTGCAAACCTGTATGTGATCAGCACCAAGCAACCTCTTGTTGCATTTTAGAGCCTCATGAAGGTAACGAAGTGCAACATGAACATTACCCAGCCCTTCTTCCATCATTGCCACATTAATATAAGTTGCAGCAGTATTAGGATGagagggtccacatgtcaggtgCAAAAGATATAGGGCACGATTCACATACCTGATACACAAAACAGAGCATAACATAGTTGAGATTTCCAAAGAGAGTAAATAGAACAGACTTCATAGCTTACTCATAAAAACAAACTAGATGGCACCCTAGGCATATAGCTTTTGTAAACGACAACAAGCACATACTTTAATGCCAATTCTGTATGCTGCAGGCGGTAATAGAAAACTGCAAGATCTCCATAGCTTTTCATTGTATCTGGATGATCTAGTCCAAGTTCTCTCTCATTTATATCTAAAGCCTTCTGTTGATAGATTGTTGCCTGGTAAAATAGAGAGTGAACATTTATAAAGCCAGTCTTCACAGCACTGGatagtatgtatgtatgtatgtatgtatgtatatgtatatatatgcatatacaaGTTAAACCTTCACTCAAAAAACTACGAGTTAACCCCTTGACAAGTGTATATTTCAGTACTTCATGTAACATGAATGAGAAACATTTTGCATTATATTACACTTAAGCAGCTTACAGTCACAATTTCCACATGATCATCATATTAACTGTTGTTCAAAATAATTCTGCATGATTCCCATTCATCGTACCCAAGATTTGTCTAGAATCAGAATTCAACTTTAACAATATTTGCACAGAAGACAATATTTGCAATATTACATTCTACAGAGCAATGTATAAAATAACTACTGGCTTAAATCCCAAAAAGAAAATACCTGGTTGAAGTCACCAGTATGATAAAGCACTACTGCCAAAAGGCTGTATGCTCCTGCTGTCATTCTGTGATAAGGACCACAAACAGCAACAAGTTTTGCAAGAGCCTGCATCACCATGTATAATCAACAGGATGTAGTGGTCAAGAAATCATCATGATGtgtcaagacacaagatcaggACTGTACCTTTGTGCCATAGTTAACAGCATCCTCAAGCTTTCCCTTGTCCAGGAAAGTCTTGGATGACTCCAACAGGGTTCGACCGTCTGCTGATGAGCATGCAACATGCTGGAGTAAAGACATCATGGTTAAACATGTTAATAAACAGGAAGTATTTGCATCTCATTCAATTACAGAATCCAAAGGGTTAAACTTTACCTTGTAGATAGGAACAATGCTGATTATATCTGACCTTCTGAATGGATGTGGCATATCCATGTCATAATCTTTGGTAACTAGCTCAAGTCCTACCTAAATTGCAGGAGTTGTCGTTCAAACCATGGTTccaaaaatgaacaagtgtaacCTATAATGTTGAACCTCGAGGG of the Oryza sativa Japonica Group chromosome 2, ASM3414082v1 genome contains:
- the LOC4328917 gene encoding protein REDUCED CHLOROPLAST COVERAGE 2 codes for the protein MAPKAGKAKPHKAKGDKKKKEEKVLPTVLDVTVETPDYTQLTLKGISTDKILDVRKLLAVHVDTCHLTNYSLSHEVRGAQLKDTVEVASLKPCHVSIVEEGYTEELAVAHVRRLLDIVACTAAFGPRKSAPEQKPASPSSPDAPPPPPPPASPDAAKTPGSPAGGGGGVGAGGGGGEEPMYPPPKLGQFYEFFSFSHLSPPLHYIRRSTRPFVDDKTEDDFFQIDVRVCSGKPVTIVASKAGFYPAGKRALISHSLVGLLQQTSRAFDGAYKALMKAFVEHNKFGNLPYGFRSNTWVVPPAVADLPSVFPPLPTEDETWGSNGGGQGRDGKHDHRPWAKEFAILAAMPCKTAEERQIRDRKAFLLHSLFVDVAVLKAVAAIQQMVPDKSSLETPNDTTNPDLHTQQIGDMKITVTKDKADASSKLDVKLDGSQAPGMLSDELAKRNLLKGITADESATVHDTATLGVVVVKHCGYTAVVQVPADAQLTTVSLAQHDIDIEDQPEGGSNALNVNSLRMLLHKPCIQPSGGVQRLQSSPQESEYSTNFVRKIMTDSLQKLECEAPRETRPIRWELGACWVQHLQNQTSEKADTKKNEETKDVPTVKGLGKQFGQLKEIKKKTDEKSGKGASTKENTSTNTNDAQTVNSSSTKEDNEAILQRWLPEAAFQRLKESETGLHAKSPDELIEMAHKYYDDTALPKLVADFGSLELSPVDGRTLTDFMHTRGLQMRSLGQVVELADKLPHIQSLCIHEMVVRAFKHVLRAVISAVHDINDMAEVVASCLNILLGPFPEENNDGKCYEDNNLRQRWLEVFLVKRFGWTWKDEYRADLRKYAILRGICHKVGLELVTKDYDMDMPHPFRRSDIISIVPIYKHVACSSADGRTLLESSKTFLDKGKLEDAVNYGTKALAKLVAVCGPYHRMTAGAYSLLAVVLYHTGDFNQATIYQQKALDINERELGLDHPDTMKSYGDLAVFYYRLQHTELALKYVNRALYLLHLTCGPSHPNTAATYINVAMMEEGLGNVHVALRYLHEALKCNKRLLGADHIQTAASYHAIAIALSLMEAYSLSVQHEKTTLRILQAKLGSEDLRTQDAAAWLEYFESKALEQQEAARNGTPKPDASIASRGHLSVSDLLDYINPDDELKAKEMQKKQARAKIKGRAGQNPSEVVDDEDQRSPPPKSDHSLIEKESSEVKENGTFIQKEKLKEEIPGNTLSRIPQDDFTEEYTSDEGWQEAVPKGRSTGNRKTGVSARRPNLAKINTNALNNTENGRYKGRAPSNFSSPRVLPSEAVTAKKLVKSSSFNSKPGSPAISSNSAENSSNPNSLSASPATTPAAAKAVLSSAPIASQTVRKALSYKEVAIAAPGTLVKALNDAQTEEKDATDAGANIETAKAPKESNGHLSKEKDGAVQVSPKDSTSQGSKETGEGKSSNPDDEQTVVLAGSNQSETQPEKKRDLVASDVSSSSQSLTTVTEANAPNEVASMVTEANDSSSNDDERDAGEDAQEQMSSGGENEKSSPSESEKNDSPGAKETASKLSAAAAPFNPSTVPAFGSMAIPGFREHGGLLPSPANVPPMLSIPLRKHPHQSATARVPYGPRLAGGYNRSGHRGPRNKSALPSSEGLTEANTFATRVMNPNAAEFVPGQSRSPNGNPASPNGPLASPGGTEASPHGLPSPSDSIVESPATASPQVSEISQTSPEGNDTTSGVDTENGSEKQDTDGKNHVESKDGEGEPEQTEASKGDGDGAITPEDGSAVTENPKSWADYSDGEAEAVEVAS